From the Bombus huntii isolate Logan2020A unplaced genomic scaffold, iyBomHunt1.1 ctg00000064.1, whole genome shotgun sequence genome, the window taaataaacactttgtcagttttgcggtaaataaattcttaggaattcaggacagtttttagtgaatcattttgtttcgaccgttcgcggagagacgcgatcgcgagatagcacgtcaacgagagttgtaagttcccgttacgattaaataatcgacgccacgaactgatcgatccccttatttcgattatgataataagggtagttcaatgaaattccacagaattaacacaaataaattaatgtttatttcaacaacttattaactagaaagatataaatggaacaaaaaaaatgtaactgcgttttggttgataagtaatgcgcgacataccacatgtgttgacggttcgacttctcgaaaagttctgaacgcctttcgatttttttcgttttttctggaaggcgacccccactacgttcggatcacgccacattcttttactgcgaggtaaaatacgggccacgagtcgacgtttctggaagtcgccctgcttaatgaaccatgcgcttgccactacaatgtttgtttgccgggcagacgcgacgatccgtctgcgacattatagtgccgcgatcgatagttaagaatatgacctatggtaagccgcatggcgtaacattctccccccgttgagagggtaccgatcaaactagcgaggtgtggttgaagttcccatcttatttcggctcggtggctagttgttcgggtttctcgagatcgggttgaattggcagtgggacaagccttttgacgccccgatccaaaatgctctttgccgtctgaactgtagctgtccggatgacaccatcggcgcctgaatgaaccttgataactcggcccagaggccaatgcatggagggaacgttgtcctctctgaggatgacgattgtgcccttttggatgctgtgtccacccttgctccatttattgcggttggttagctcgttcaaatactccttatgccagcggttccaaaaatgttgtttaagctgttggatatgctgccatttggagagtcggttcgatggaatgtctctgaaatctcgatcacgtaagcacattaatgaatcgccaatgaggaaatgtccgggagtgagggctaggagatcatttggatcggtggagataggagttagcgggcgggaattgaggactgcttctatttctatgataagagtattacggtgttaagctcatatgtttctgtttctccactcgcgctgcgccataatatcctttgatatttccgatcctctggtcgtacgaggaattgccgatacattttctcgatctcgccagtgagtacgtactgatgagcgcggaatctaattaatatacaaaataaattgtgaattgattcgagaatataggatttccccattttcatgattatcgtgatttttgtataaatatattttttaagatactaataattaggtacttataaattagtattatcaattattttgcatttataattccgcctctagtataagtgttaattgaaaactaactttatgtttcaaaaagtactagcaaagtcgttgagtaacaagccactgatgctaacacaaatagcattgtcgtaattaaatatttctaaatattcatttttcattttgaacctgtagaaacaatttattatatatactattagctaagtaattgcatatttaattaagtcgaaatataaaacttagttattttaataatttaaaaaatgaaaaactgacaaacatttcaatttaatttatggttggaacaaaagacagttatttttcattaattgaaatattgcaatgcagagtactttcgaaaatacgccgagagtattcctgatggtgaaacgagcgttgcttcatcgaacgcagctaaagaaaacaacatctatgtagttggtggtacgatgcctgaaatagagggcgataaattgtacaatacctgtactatttggggtcccgatggaactttgatagcaaaacaccgaaaggtaagtaatatattcctttatggctttgaatttgaaaatattggggcgaagaaagtgactctatctaggaataatttaggaatatacatatgtacatacgtatactataaccaattctataatttacggtttatagataacgttatgatacgggaaacgcccatttttgttgtaatgtgtaatataaatttttcacatacttaaaatattattatacttattttttctcctttttaaacattattaaatgataagattttttaataaaagaaagtgataaaaacgctgtcagttattaaataaaaaataattaaagtttaggagttggtaactttgatattaaattacaaaagttgcagcaatagaattagcgaccacatttttatgttattaggtacatctattcgacatcgacattcctaataagattacttttcgagagagtgattcactcagtcctggtaactccctaacgacgttcgatgtgaagggctgcaaaataggtattggcatttgctgtgatattagattcgaggaaatggcacgcatttatcggaacaaaggtacagtaacttaatcgatcaatacttaactagcaaaaaattaaatatctttcttaaatatattctatataaaattaatataatctgtaactctgtataaaaagaagcttaatttaaaaaaccagtatatttgctgaaaatgaaacaactaaaagaattaaaagcacaataagaggactgtcctcgcatattcagaaatgatggaatgtgaaccgtgcaactacgaagttaattggtattcggtggcttcatatttcctgcttctctgggttaggttgccaaatgctgatatatccagcggcattcaatatgaccactggaccactgcactggtcattacttcagcgttccagagcgaatgataatcaattatacgttgcctgcatatcaccggctcgtgttccttaagcaagttacgtcgcatggggacatacacagttgaccaatccctggggaaagattctttacgatttggaaactcaagagaatatggcagtcaccgatatcaaaaaaaaaagaaaaaaaaaaaaagaaaaaaaaatttcaacaaataaataaataaaaaaaaaaagtcaccgatatcggtaatttacagcttaaaattaaaagcgagagatccatgatgtaattaatttttagtctcgttaatttatcgatttagccatcttcctctgtatttgttgaatttattagtaagcattacttattacttcgtatgtttcttttttctatcagatctaaaagttgttgaggaagtaagggctcagatacctacattttctcagagacgtacagatttgtacgacactgtctgtaagaaggagtaactctacactaaaacagaaaatgtttttttataatatttctactacgatatccttttttgtgaattattactaatttcttatcatccatttcttgtaaatatattatatcacgatattacagatatatacatagatatacacgttaattaaatcctctatatggtatttttatatcagtgTCATAAACATTGTAAACCGAAAATCTTCTATTACACGCGTACATatacagtcaatattattgttacatatagtgatacatacgttgatccacacattaattaaatcctctatatgctATTTctactttgctatcttgaatagataaataacatGTCGCTTCCAGATGTCAAATATTATTTGCCAAATGcacatataatgatataattacatataatgataataataatataataattatatataatattgataataatgatataattacatataatgataataataatataataattatatataatattgataataatgatataattacatataatgatatatacgtTGATC encodes:
- the LOC126876106 gene encoding omega-amidase NIT2-A-like; this encodes MPEIEGDKLYNTCTIWGPDGTLIAKHRKVHLFDIDIPNKITFRESDSLSPGNSLTTFDVKGCKIGIGICCDIRFEEMARIYRNKGCQMLIYPAAFNMTTGPLHWSLLQRSRANDNQLYVACISPARVP